Part of the Sulfuricella denitrificans skB26 genome is shown below.
TCGCCCATGCGTGAACCGCGAGCCACGTTACACGAATCGTGGAAGGTGACAACTCTATGGTCATTCAAGCTCTTGTCGAACTTAAGCTTGCCCTGCTTGATAAGATCTAACGTGAACTCACAGATGTGCTGCGGAGCCGGGTAACGCGGATCGAGCTGCTTCTGCAGTTCGATCGAGAATGGGTCTTCACCGCCCGCGCCGACACCGATCAGGGTATTCCAGAAGCTGTAAGCGACGCGCCAGGCGTGACCACACTCGCCCACGACAATGCGCTTCACGCCCAGTTCCAGGGCAGCCTCGCGGATGCGCATGGCTGCTCGACGCATGTTCTCGTAGCTGCCAATGAATATGCCGAAATTACCTGCCTCCGATGCCGTAGTGCTCAGCGTCCAGCTGATGCCTGCAGCGTGAAACACCTTGGCATAACCCATCAGGCTCTCTACATGCGGTTCAGCGAAGAAGTCTGCTGACGGCGTCACCAACAGTACCTCAACACCTGCCACGTCGAGCGGAAGTTTGACTGCCACACCCGTGGCATCAAGCATGTCTTCTTCCATGCCTTCCAGAGTATCTAGCAGTGCCGGACCGGGCAAGCCAAGATTGTTGCCGATCTTGTGCAACTTACCAATGATTTCGTTGGTGTATTTCTGTCCGTATCCCACAGTATCCAGGATTTCACGCCCAGCCATGGTCACTTCGGCGGTATCGATACCGTATGGACAGTAAACTGAGCAACGGCGGCACTCGGAACACTGATAGTAATAAGCGTACCAGTCATCAAGAACTTCCTTGGTCAAATCCTTGGCGCCTACCAGAGACGGGAAATACTTGCCGGCAAAGGTGAAATGGCGGCGGTAAACGCTACGCATCAAATCCTGGCGTGCTACCGGCATGTTCTTCGGATCACCGGTGCCGAGGAAATAGTGGCACTTGTCCGTGCATGCGCCACAGTGGACGCAGGCATCCATGAAAACCTGCAATGAGCGATACCTTCCCAGCAGATCGCCCATCTTGGAAATCGCTTTATCGTGCCAACCTTCTACGAGTTCGCCTGGCGCCGCCCCACCAGGAAACCCGATTGATTCCTGAATCACTGCATTGGCAGGATACGACCTAACGTGTGCCGATGCGCCTTCCTTCACCGCCGGGACTTCTATATTTCCCGTGAGCTTGGGTACCTCAAATTGTGGAGCAGCCACTGTCCCTCCTGCTTCTGTTAATTGGTGCTTGCCGCATTTTTCTGCTGTTTTTAATTTTCACGCTATTTCGACTTCGACCCTGAACCTACGTCAAACTTCGTTGCCCATGGAGCGATATGACGCCGTTCACGTGAATCGTCAGTTTGGTTGCGGGTTGGGCTAAAGAATATCCCTGGCGCATGCAGTAGCTTGCTGATCGGAAAAATCACCATAAGCAATGCCACCAGACTCAAATGTACCAGCAGCACCGGATCGGCCGGGAGTGGGTGCAGGTCGAAAACCATGAGTCCCAGAAAGAACTCTTTCACTGCGACGATATCCGTATGCGCAACAAAACTCATCCCCAAGCCCGACAGGCCAATGCCGAGCAAAAGCACCAACATCAGATGATCGGAAGGCGTCGAAATGTAGCGCACGCGGTCAACCAGGAAGCGGCGTGCCCACAGTCCGCCAAGGCCTGCTACCATAGCGAAACCGGCATACTTTCCGAACGGTTGAGCCCATACCACCCAGAACCAGACCGGATCTGTGAAATAGCGCAAATGGCGCAAGGTAACAAGCAACAGAGAAACATGAAAGAGCCAGCCGAATAGCCAGATCCATTTGTTTGACTTGAAGAGGCTCTCGAAAAGCGCTACTTCTCGTGCCATCCGAAACACTACACCGCCCGTAGTAGTCGGTGCAGGCGTGGTTGGTATTTTGAGGGGTGCAGGCGTACGAGCGTAGCGGTTAATTTTAACCGCCAGCCCGCCGACCAGCATGGCAGTAGCCGCGTAGAAAATGCACGCATACAGCACGGTCAGAAACGACATTAACTTCCCCCGGTCTCGCTTTAGGCCTCCGCCACGGTTAAACACATGGCGTCGACACATTTAATCTGGCTGGCGCCAGTCGGGGAAACCCGCCCGTTGGGGCGACTCACAGATCCCGACTGCGTCCAGTTTTCTTGGTGTAGCTTAGATACAGCCAGTCGGCTTTGGCAAGCCGGCAATCTTACATGCCTGCTTGGCTGGTCCGTAGGGGAACAATTCGTACAGGTACTTGCTGTTACCTTTCTCAGGTCCCAATTTCTTGCCAATGGCCTTGGTCAGAACACGAACGGCGGGAGCAATCTGATAGTCGTTGTAATATTCGCGCAGAAAGTTGATCACTTCCCAGTGCGAATCGGTCAGGTCGACTTTCTCTTCCACCGCCAAGTACTTGGCAGCTTCCTCATCCCACTCGCTCAGATTAACCAGGTAACCTTCTTCGTCGGTTTCGTATGTCTTGCCGTTGATTTCAAAGCCCATGTTTCATCTCCTCAAAAAAATCTTAAATAAAAAAATTATTAAATCAAAGCCAGGACTGGACGTTTTTGTTATCTGCTACCAAATCCACGAAACCCGGGTAGTCGACCTGCTTGATGCCATCGATCACGGTGTCCTGCATGCCGCGCGCCTCCAGATCGGGCCACAAAGCATAAACATGGATGTCTTTAGCCATTGCCGCCTTCATCTTGCTCTCAACTGTGCTGCCCTTGGTCACGGCATACACTGCATCTTCAATCAATAGAATGGTGGAACCCTTCTTGGCCATACGCAGACAAGAATCCAGCGCATTTCTCTCAGAAGGTGATTTATTTACGATATGCAACATTTTCGCCCCCTAATCAGAAACTCATGACGACGTCTTGCTCGTCCATGAGTGTCGCCATTTCTTCGGCAGTCAGCACTTCCACGTCGACGATCAGATCTTCCTCGGTCAGACCGCGGGATTCCAGCGACTCTTTCTCGACGTAGAGCTTTTCGATATCGTAGCCTTCCAGCGCACGGTAGGTAGGCGAGAAATTCTTCATACCGACTGCTTTGGTGCCCTGGCCCTTTTTAAGCTGGTACACGCCATCGTCCATGAACACCAAGCTGACGTCCTGATCGAAAGCGGCGCTGATCAGCACAACTTCAAGAGATTCCAACGCATAGATAGTGCCATATGGCGCTTTACGATTAATGAATGCGAATTTTTTTACGGTACCCGAGGATTCTTCGTCCATATCGATACCTCCTGTGCTTTCACTCATGACTTCTCCCAATCAATCGCCGAAGGTAACCAGACGATCCGCCTGGATGCCGGATTCAACCAGCTGACCCAGACCGGAAATCCGAAATCCCGACGCCAAATTTTCATTCACGATACCGCGACGCAAAGCAGCAGCCACACATACTACCAAGTCAACACCATGCTCTTCCGCCATCTTACTCCAGCGGTTGACGATATTGCGGTCATCCGCAGGCGGCTCGGTCAGCTTGCTCGCATTGTTCACACCGTCATGATAGAAAAACACACGATGGATTTCGTGGCCCTTGTCAATCGCCGCCTTGGCAAACTGATACGCAGTATCTGCCGCCTGGTGGTTGTACGGGCCTTCATTCACCAATATTCCGAATTTCATCCCTGAATATCCTGTTAATAGAAAGTTAGACGATTACCAACTTCCAGCCGGAAACTCTGGCAGGAAGTTGGCACGCAGGGGTATTAGAACCGAATGTGCGTGGAAGCGTTCAGCGTCGCACGAGCACCGCGCCAGTCATCAATATGGTACTTGGTGAAAGGCAGGCCAGTTTTCTCGAAGAATTGCGGCCAGCCGATGCGATCCACCCAGTCAGACATACGCTCCCAAGGTTTGGCATCCGTCTTGTACACACGCAGAATGTTCTTCACCACCGCACCCACTTCTGGCCAGCGAGGCGCATTGTTGGGCAGGCCGGAGGCAACCAGCTTGTGGAAGGTTGGGCGGAGACGGGCGTTGGAGTTCTTGCCGCCAACCCAGATAGCGATCTTGGAAAACTCGGGATCGTTGATCTGCATCGGTGGGCAGGGAGGGAAGCAAGCACCGCAGCACATGCACTTGGATTCATCGATTTCCAAGGAGGGCTTGCCATTCACCAGTGCAGGACGGATTGCAGCCACGGGGCAGCGCGCAACCACTGTCGGACGTTCGCAAGCATTGGCCACCAGATCATG
Proteins encoded:
- the dsrK gene encoding sulfate reduction electron transfer complex DsrMKJOP subunit DsrK; translated protein: MAAPQFEVPKLTGNIEVPAVKEGASAHVRSYPANAVIQESIGFPGGAAPGELVEGWHDKAISKMGDLLGRYRSLQVFMDACVHCGACTDKCHYFLGTGDPKNMPVARQDLMRSVYRRHFTFAGKYFPSLVGAKDLTKEVLDDWYAYYYQCSECRRCSVYCPYGIDTAEVTMAGREILDTVGYGQKYTNEIIGKLHKIGNNLGLPGPALLDTLEGMEEDMLDATGVAVKLPLDVAGVEVLLVTPSADFFAEPHVESLMGYAKVFHAAGISWTLSTTASEAGNFGIFIGSYENMRRAAMRIREAALELGVKRIVVGECGHAWRVAYSFWNTLIGVGAGGEDPFSIELQKQLDPRYPAPQHICEFTLDLIKQGKLKFDKSLNDHRVVTFHDSCNVARGSRMGDIPGGQFIIPREVIKAVVNNYHDMAEETIGEGTYCCGGGGGILTDDLLEIRVKGALPRMEAFNNEVQENKVNFLALICAICKSQFTKVVPFYGFDMSMVGGVHQLVSTAILLENKEEE
- a CDS encoding respiratory nitrate reductase subunit gamma, translated to MSFLTVLYACIFYAATAMLVGGLAVKINRYARTPAPLKIPTTPAPTTTGGVVFRMAREVALFESLFKSNKWIWLFGWLFHVSLLLVTLRHLRYFTDPVWFWVVWAQPFGKYAGFAMVAGLGGLWARRFLVDRVRYISTPSDHLMLVLLLGIGLSGLGMSFVAHTDIVAVKEFFLGLMVFDLHPLPADPVLLVHLSLVALLMVIFPISKLLHAPGIFFSPTRNQTDDSRERRHIAPWATKFDVGSGSKSK
- a CDS encoding TusE/DsrC/DsvC family sulfur relay protein — translated: MGFEINGKTYETDEEGYLVNLSEWDEEAAKYLAVEEKVDLTDSHWEVINFLREYYNDYQIAPAVRVLTKAIGKKLGPEKGNSKYLYELFPYGPAKQACKIAGLPKPTGCI
- the tusB gene encoding sulfurtransferase complex subunit TusB gives rise to the protein MLHIVNKSPSERNALDSCLRMAKKGSTILLIEDAVYAVTKGSTVESKMKAAMAKDIHVYALWPDLEARGMQDTVIDGIKQVDYPGFVDLVADNKNVQSWL
- the tusC gene encoding sulfurtransferase complex subunit TusC; this translates as MSESTGGIDMDEESSGTVKKFAFINRKAPYGTIYALESLEVVLISAAFDQDVSLVFMDDGVYQLKKGQGTKAVGMKNFSPTYRALEGYDIEKLYVEKESLESRGLTEEDLIVDVEVLTAEEMATLMDEQDVVMSF
- the tusD gene encoding sulfurtransferase complex subunit TusD; this translates as MKFGILVNEGPYNHQAADTAYQFAKAAIDKGHEIHRVFFYHDGVNNASKLTEPPADDRNIVNRWSKMAEEHGVDLVVCVAAALRRGIVNENLASGFRISGLGQLVESGIQADRLVTFGD